Proteins encoded together in one Lathyrus oleraceus cultivar Zhongwan6 chromosome 5, CAAS_Psat_ZW6_1.0, whole genome shotgun sequence window:
- the LOC127079409 gene encoding nodulin-25 — protein MAYSNSYILFLLGVSVILSSQVLAYNRPSESSLNYGEELDEQKGLDYVNAPKMNEELEAKKGMDYVNAPKIVSYEMPLEDTTYVAYEMPLEHTSSSSAEINDGGLDYIKVPRTDEVIEEHSKDVDYVKAPKNVAYEMPLEHTSYSDINDEKFDNQKVLDFVKSPKTAAYEMPPESPTYPEINANLDEALNDQKGEDSLSAQKIDEKFDDNQKSIDSVESVNVPKIDEKFDDNQNGVDSVKASKIDEKLDDEKDVDSSKFSKIDETLNDQKGVDWVSFHARYPWIKKNSLTTGSRKLLLNHIANDQSA, from the exons TCTTTCTTCTTGGTGTTTCTGTGATTCTCTCTTCTCAAGTTTTAGCTTATAATAGACCCTCTGAGTCATCTCTTAATTATG GTGAGGAATTGGATGAACAAAAGGGCCTGGATTATGTGAATGCTCCAAAAATGA ATGAGGAACTTGAAGCCAAAAAGGGTATGGACTACGTGAATGCTCCAAAAATTG TATCCTATGAAATGCCGCTTGAGGACACTACTTATG TTGCTTATGAAATGCCTCTTGAGCacacttcttcttcttctgctGAGATTAATG ATGGGGGCTTGGATTACATCAAGGTTCCAAGAACTG ATGAAGTGATTGAAGAACATAGTAAGGATGTGGATTACGTGAAGGCTCCAAAAAATG TTGCTTATGAAATGCCTCTTGAGCACACTAGTTATTCTGACATTAATG ATGAAAAATTTGATAACCAAAAGGTTTTGGATTTTGTGAAATCTCCAAAAACTG CTGCTTATGAAATGCCGCCTGAGTCCCCCACTTACCCTGAAATTAATG CTAATTTAGATGAGGCATTGAATGACCAAAAGGGCGAGGATTCTCTAAGTGCTCAAAAAATTG atGAGAAATTTGATGATAATCAAAAAAGCATTGATTCGGTAGAGTCGGTGAATGTTCCAAAAATTG ACGAGAAATTTGACGATAACCAAAACGGTGTGGATTCTGTGAAAGCTTCAAAAATTG ATGAGAAACTTGATGATGAAAAAGACGTAGATTCCTCGAAATTTTCAAAAATTG ATGAGACATTGAATGACCAAAAGGGTGTTGATTGGGTAAGTTTCCATGCAAGATACCCTTGGATAAAAAAGAATAGTCTTACAACTGGGAGCCGAAAATTACTACTAAATCATATTG CCAATGATCAGAGTGCATAG